In Suncus etruscus isolate mSunEtr1 chromosome 9, mSunEtr1.pri.cur, whole genome shotgun sequence, the genomic window AGACCCCAATGTACTTCTTTCTGAGCCATCTCTCTTTCATGGACATCTGCTACTCCTCTGTCACTGTGCCTCAGGTGATGGCTGTGTTATTGGAACATGGAGCCATTTTGTCCTACTCACGTTGTGCTGCTCAGTTCTTTCTCTTTACTTACTTTGGCTCCATTGATTGCTACCTGCTGGCCCTTATGGCCTATGATCGCTATGTGGCTGTGTGTCAACCTCTGCTTTATGTCACCATCATAACACAGAAGGCCCGTTTGGGTTTTGTGGTGGGTGCTTATGTAGCTGGTTTCTTCAGTGCCTTGGTGCGGACTGTCTCTGCCTTCTCGCTCTCTTTCTGTGGGACCAATGAGATCGACTTCATTTTCTGTGACCTCCCTCCTCTTTTAAAGCTAACCTGTGGGGACAGTTATACCCAAGAACTGGTAATTATTGTGTTTGCCATTTTTGTCATCCCTGCCTGCATGGTGGTAATCTTGGTGTCCTACTTGTTTATCATTGTAGCCATTTTGAGGATCCCTTCAGCTGGAGGTAGAGCCAAGACTTTCTCTACTTGTGCTTCCCACCTCActgctgtctctctcttttttggcaCACTCATCTTCATGTATCTGAGAGATAACTCTGAACAGTCCCCACAGAAGGATCGGGTAGTGTCTGTGTTCTACACAACCGTGATACCCATGTTGAACCCCCTCATCTATAGCCTGAGGAACAAAGAAGTGAAGGAGGCTGTGAGGAAAATCCTTAACAGAACCAAGTTGCCCTAACCATCTCCAACCTTGAAAATTCTGAGAGTCAGAAGTCAGAATTCTATTTATCTGTAGCATGCTCAAAGTCTAAATGAATGTGCCTTAGTgcaatgtatataaaaatagtttcaaggaaagaaaggaagaaaaaaaaaaggcagtccaaaaccaaacaagagtAAGAGCTCTAACTCCCAGTACAAGTGGGAAAGGGTTCTAAATTGAAATCCTTTGTCACTTAGATGTGGCACACCTCATAAGGCTGAACTGTAAAATAATGACAtctttttgtaaaaaattttttctatagggCCAGAGCTATGTAATATacgtagggtgcttgtcttgcatgcaatggaCCTGCGGTTtagtctctggcatctcataaggttcctccaagctttccaggagtgatccctaagtgcagagctaggagttatacctgtgcaccaccaggtataacccccaaTCAATAATAAATAGATGCTTTATTcttccttaacatttttttttctaaaaaatatgcacatcattttaaaatgttgtaaattatatatagtaaACTCCCTTATATAAGACTTAGATTCTGCTGTGACTAATATATTTGCTTCATAATATCCTTATCCACTCACTAATTCACCCATCACTCCaccttatatttttaaacatttcaaaataagttGTAGGCAATTAGCATTAGTGCTTTTCACTGCTATGTACTTTGAAATTATGTCATTAATTAGGATGTCATATTTAgagtacttttgtttttaatggcCTAATTAAGGTAGTTATTTGATGGTCCAGTTAAGAAAGCTGACCCTACTCCAAAGACTATTCATGCTCTTGTAGTAATTTCCAAGGATGACTCATGGGCTTCTAAAAATTCCCTTAATACCTGTCATTTATTGCTCTCACTGGAAATATGCcctattctcccccccccctttttaccTATTCCAGCCCCCACTTCCACTCACATCATTACTTCCGACTTCATTTCTTGAATTTGTTCCATTCTTATTGCCCATAATAGCATCTGCAGTGTCTGTATCAGAGATATCAGTTCTCTATGTTCTGGAAGCTTTTGACCTTGGAGAGCTGAAAATTGCTGCGTTCACAGCAGGGATGGGCAGGAGGGAATCCTGGCCTGCTCTCCATCTCTGTGCTCTGCGATATCTCAGCTTGCATAAACAACCTCCCATAGTCTGTTGGTTTTCTCCTCTATCTGCACAAGTCTCAATCAGACTCAGGCACTGAACAGAAACATGTCCCATCACTGTCTACTTTTTCTTAGACCCTTATTCCAGGAACTCAAACTCCTTTTCTCCACTTCTTGGATTACCAAAATTCAGGGTCTCaggtttataaataaatataaacagtcATAGGAGagttatagagaaaaaaagaatactcatAGTACCTTATAAATAGAGGATGGTTCCATGCTCAGCCAACAAAAACAGTTGTGTCTTATCTGGAATTCCAGTGACAGGATTTTCAATCAGAAGAAGTAGACAGAAGACAGATGAAGGGTGAAAGATATAGGGTAAAGCGGGCCAAATGAAATTCTATTTTAGATcacttataaaaaatgaaaacatttaattCTTCATAGACACATGAAGTTTATTTTAGAAGACAGGAtgctttaaaatatctaaattattttcataatcagTATTTAATCATTTTAGTAGTGAATTGTCTGGGTATCAAAGTCCAGCTTAAAATGTATAGTTTCCTTTGAGAGAGTGGTGattcataatagtttctatgtcaaTTGTGGGAAGACTGGTGGGACAGAAAATTTGGATTACTAATATTGAATTGCTGCCTTATTGAACTCCTTATTGTTATtatataagtattttttaaatctaatttgtGTAACAAGAATTATTTGCCCTCATAGAAACTGCCATGAAGCAGAAAACATCATGAGCTGACAGAGACAAGAGGGAGTTGCCACATGAAGACAATTTCTAGTCTAATTATAAACAGGCAGTCCAAGACTCCTATTTTAGAAGAGCAAACAGCAAAGGCTATAA contains:
- the LOC126018716 gene encoding olfactory receptor 9Q1-like → MAKKNLTLVTEFLLIAFTDYPEWALPLFLMFLFIYLITLLGNLGMIFLIRTDRHLQTPMYFFLSHLSFMDICYSSVTVPQVMAVLLEHGAILSYSRCAAQFFLFTYFGSIDCYLLALMAYDRYVAVCQPLLYVTIITQKARLGFVVGAYVAGFFSALVRTVSAFSLSFCGTNEIDFIFCDLPPLLKLTCGDSYTQELVIIVFAIFVIPACMVVILVSYLFIIVAILRIPSAGGRAKTFSTCASHLTAVSLFFGTLIFMYLRDNSEQSPQKDRVVSVFYTTVIPMLNPLIYSLRNKEVKEAVRKILNRTKLP